A genomic segment from Cuculus canorus isolate bCucCan1 chromosome 18, bCucCan1.pri, whole genome shotgun sequence encodes:
- the CCDC40 gene encoding coiled-coil domain-containing protein 40 isoform X2 — protein MTSEHGDQRWEEERQQHGAEQHKMGGRSEETVAETQLFVLDPEHPLVRRFQAALEDHLTKQLEKVSLEVQELRTATKKSEERKEELGGILYGEQQQLAQLQMELEKSRERCSQAATARQQVEGELEGLRLKYKKFCQERDDERKKVSAMQTQADDLALRLFHMQNMDEDMRHNLLLAKGATKKAEAQKVQAELEKRKQDLLVERLTKKADELQEQIALFEAQLVAQAEHTKVTRQAVNEVCMEIEAVNMEKKQLISRWNSSLIAMKQRDEAYTAAQELLSKYRHDLKSLEMDIESCEKSIRKEEEKNELLVTILSRSENDVSTTKKLIAQCLSKQEALKVECATYTHILHESEETLNRTKMDQATLLKELQSINKDIEKATDAKVQMENEIMAKLQDQRMSSKAAKHFSQLVAKVRQRKTDLELHCSKLENDIAQVVLNTTQTNCRLTVHQNALCELKKEIKNVEDLIRHKESEIAKCRLLTEKKQRILSQYNKKLEMILSQQEGQELAPLEIEINRLTKEIEEYNLKVTMLQKSWLNLQKEMVKLTHERDEEIASLDVLKKQITILQQKKLRTENEIQQEIKEQKDIKHHMSNMRNELVKLNVLINKNNSNLEELRSGNIIAENEFVRSLKEAEKESVEMQEKHRQLTKENERLLNSLVEAEQKIMLWERKIQLAKEIRTTVNSEKGEIQAIRAGVRRKQIRYGQLMKQQEKMVREMEAFVSRREMITIRGESQKKTDKKCIPKSDIHRKNQDLRKQISETQEKIRDCDKTILELESAQASLSTALLEKQEEVRRLQAECNDLDSETECLRYQKRWNLLEIVALQTRQKRLQALKEGKYVPLCRTEEDWRKERQKLLDRLRTINAIIHRVQQEHPQHQRVLQWLSERLESKLASYED, from the exons ATGACTAGTGAGCATGGTGACCAAAGATGGGAAGAGGAACGCCAGCAGCATGGAGCTGAGCAACACAAAATGGGTGGAAGAAGTGAAGAAACTGTAGCAGAAACACAACTGTTTGTCTTGGATCCAGAACAC CCTCTGGTGAGAAGATTCCAGGCTGCTCTGGAGGATCACCTTACTAAGCAGTTAGAAAAAGTGAGCCTAGAGGTTCAGGAGCTG AGGACAGCAACAAAGAAGAGCGAAGAGCGAAAAGAAGAGCTGGGAGGGATTCTTtatggggagcagcagcagctggcccAACTGCAAATGGAACTGGAGAAGAGCCGTGAGCGCTGCTCTCAGGCAGCCACAGCGCGTCAGCAGGTGGAAGGGGAATTGGAGGGCCTCAGGCTTAAGTACAAGAAATTTTGTCAGGAGAGAGATGATGAACGCAAGAAAG tTTCTGCGATGCAGACCCAGGCTGACGACCTGGCCTTGCGTCTCTTCCACATGCAGAACATGGATGAGGATATGCGTCATAATCTTTTACTAGCGAAAGGGGCAACAAAGAAGGCTGAGGCACAGAAGGTCCAGGctgagctggaaaagagaaaacag GATCTTCTAGTAGAACGCTTAACAAAAAAAGCCGATGAACTACAAGAACAGATTGCTCTGTTTGAAGCTCAGTTGGTGGCCCAGGCAGAGCACACAAAAGTAACTCGGCAAGCAGTAAATGAG GTTTGTATGGAGATTGAGGCTGTTaacatggagaaaaagcagttgATTAGCCGCTGGAATAGTAGCTTGATTGCAATGAAGCAAAGAGATGAGGCCTATACTGCCGCACAAGAGTTGCTGAG CAAATACAGACATGACCTCAAGTCCCTAGAAATGGACATCGAGAGCTGCGAAAAGTCAatcaggaaggaggaggagaagaatgaGTTGCTTGTCACCATCCTGAGCCGTTCAGAGAATGATGTCAGCACAACAAAGAAACTGATTGCCCAGTGCCTTTCAAAGCAAGAGGCCTTGAAGGTTGAATGTGCCACCTATACTCACATTCTCCATGAGTCAGAAGAGACCCTCAACAGGACCAAGATG GATCAAGCTACTCTTCTGAAAGAGTTGCAGTCCATCAATAAGGATATAGAGAAAGCAACTGATGCCAAAGTGCAAATGGAGAATGAAATCATGGCAAAGCTTCAGGACCAGAGGATGTCCAGCAAAGCTGCAAAGCACTTCTCACAGCTGGTTGCAAAAGTTCGtcagagaaaaacagatctG GAGCTGCATTGTTCCAAGCTTGAGAATGATATCGCCCAGGTTGTTCTAAATACAACTCAGACCAACTGCAGGCTGACAGTTCACCAAAACGCACTTTGTGagctgaagaaggaaataaaaaatgttgaagATCTGATCAGACACAAGGAAAGTGAGATTGCAAAGTGCCGTCTCCTGACTGAGAAGAAGCAAAGGATTCTCAGCCAGTACAACAAGAAATTGGAGATGATACTTTCTCAGCAGGAG GGGCAAGAACTGGCACCACTGGAAATTGAGATCAACAGGCTGACCAAGGAGATAGAAGAATATAATCTGAAGGTGACAATGCTACAGAAGTCCTGGCTCAATCTGCAGAAAGAGATGGTGAAATTAACACATGAACGGGATGAAGAAATAGCCTCTTTGGATGTGTTAAAGAAGCAGATCACAAtactgcagcagaagaaactgcGCACTGAAA ATGAAAttcagcaggaaataaaagagcagaaagacaTCAAACATCACATGAGCAACATGAGAAATGAATTGGTAAAGTTGAATGTGTTGATCAACAAGAACAACAGCAACTTGGAGGAACTGCGCTCTGGCAACATTATCGCGGAGAACGAGTTTGTACGATCTCTTAAG GAAGCCGAAAAAGAATCAGTTGAGATGCAGGAGAAGCACAGGCAATTGACTAAGGAGAACGAAAGACTCTTAAACAGCCTGGTGGAAGCAGA GCAAAAAATCATGCTATGGGAGAGAAAGATCCAGCTGGCAAAAGAGATACGTACAACGGTGAATTCTGAGAAAGGCGAAATCCAGGCCATAAGAGCAGGCGTTCGTAGAAAGCAG ATCCGCTATGGGCAGCTGATGAAGCAACAGGAGAAGATGGTTCGTGAGATGGAGGCATTTGTTTCTCGTCGAGAGATGATAACGATTCGTGGAgagagtcagaaaaaaacagataagaaaTGTATCCCCAAGAGCGACATCCACCGCAAGAATCAGGACTTGAGAAAGCAGATCAGCGAAACCCAAGAG AAAATTCGAGACTGCGACAAAACCATCCTGGAGCTGGAGAGCGCCCAAGCGTCTCTTAGCACTGCTTTGttggaaaagcaggaagaagtgCGCAGACTGCAGGCCGAGTGCAATGACCTCGATTCAGAGACAGAATGTCTTCGGTACCAGAAACGATGG AACCTTTTGGAGATTGTGGCCTTACAGACACGCCAGAAGCGTCTGCAGGCACTGAAGGAAGGGAAGTACGTTCCTCTGTGCCGCACTGAAGAAGACTGGAGGAAGGAGCGGCAGAAACTGTTGGACCGGCTCCGTACCATCAATGCTATCATCCACCGGGTCCAGCAGGAACACCCTCAACACCAAAGGGTTCTCCAGTGGCTCAGTGAGCGCTTAGAATCCAAGCTGGCCTCATACGAAGATTGA
- the CCDC40 gene encoding coiled-coil domain-containing protein 40 isoform X1 — MEEPTDAAAEGSGMELGSAEQDAVRIPAHPALEEKSPETFSGKVEVGSFTPELGEMEQPITDRGSSSHTSPVDALQATALSVEVNSSIKSGDIGEAVSLHSESAFEQLGQMTSEHGDQRWEEERQQHGAEQHKMGGRSEETVAETQLFVLDPEHPLVRRFQAALEDHLTKQLEKVSLEVQELRTATKKSEERKEELGGILYGEQQQLAQLQMELEKSRERCSQAATARQQVEGELEGLRLKYKKFCQERDDERKKVSAMQTQADDLALRLFHMQNMDEDMRHNLLLAKGATKKAEAQKVQAELEKRKQDLLVERLTKKADELQEQIALFEAQLVAQAEHTKVTRQAVNEVCMEIEAVNMEKKQLISRWNSSLIAMKQRDEAYTAAQELLSKYRHDLKSLEMDIESCEKSIRKEEEKNELLVTILSRSENDVSTTKKLIAQCLSKQEALKVECATYTHILHESEETLNRTKMDQATLLKELQSINKDIEKATDAKVQMENEIMAKLQDQRMSSKAAKHFSQLVAKVRQRKTDLELHCSKLENDIAQVVLNTTQTNCRLTVHQNALCELKKEIKNVEDLIRHKESEIAKCRLLTEKKQRILSQYNKKLEMILSQQEGQELAPLEIEINRLTKEIEEYNLKVTMLQKSWLNLQKEMVKLTHERDEEIASLDVLKKQITILQQKKLRTENEIQQEIKEQKDIKHHMSNMRNELVKLNVLINKNNSNLEELRSGNIIAENEFVRSLKEAEKESVEMQEKHRQLTKENERLLNSLVEAEQKIMLWERKIQLAKEIRTTVNSEKGEIQAIRAGVRRKQIRYGQLMKQQEKMVREMEAFVSRREMITIRGESQKKTDKKCIPKSDIHRKNQDLRKQISETQEKIRDCDKTILELESAQASLSTALLEKQEEVRRLQAECNDLDSETECLRYQKRWNLLEIVALQTRQKRLQALKEGKYVPLCRTEEDWRKERQKLLDRLRTINAIIHRVQQEHPQHQRVLQWLSERLESKLASYED; from the exons TGCAGGCAACAGCATTGTCAGTGGAGGTGAACAGCAGCATAAAGTCAG GTGACATCGGAGAAGCTGTTTCTCTCCATTCAGAGTCTGCCTTTGAGCAGCTTGGTCAGATGACTAGTGAGCATGGTGACCAAAGATGGGAAGAGGAACGCCAGCAGCATGGAGCTGAGCAACACAAAATGGGTGGAAGAAGTGAAGAAACTGTAGCAGAAACACAACTGTTTGTCTTGGATCCAGAACAC CCTCTGGTGAGAAGATTCCAGGCTGCTCTGGAGGATCACCTTACTAAGCAGTTAGAAAAAGTGAGCCTAGAGGTTCAGGAGCTG AGGACAGCAACAAAGAAGAGCGAAGAGCGAAAAGAAGAGCTGGGAGGGATTCTTtatggggagcagcagcagctggcccAACTGCAAATGGAACTGGAGAAGAGCCGTGAGCGCTGCTCTCAGGCAGCCACAGCGCGTCAGCAGGTGGAAGGGGAATTGGAGGGCCTCAGGCTTAAGTACAAGAAATTTTGTCAGGAGAGAGATGATGAACGCAAGAAAG tTTCTGCGATGCAGACCCAGGCTGACGACCTGGCCTTGCGTCTCTTCCACATGCAGAACATGGATGAGGATATGCGTCATAATCTTTTACTAGCGAAAGGGGCAACAAAGAAGGCTGAGGCACAGAAGGTCCAGGctgagctggaaaagagaaaacag GATCTTCTAGTAGAACGCTTAACAAAAAAAGCCGATGAACTACAAGAACAGATTGCTCTGTTTGAAGCTCAGTTGGTGGCCCAGGCAGAGCACACAAAAGTAACTCGGCAAGCAGTAAATGAG GTTTGTATGGAGATTGAGGCTGTTaacatggagaaaaagcagttgATTAGCCGCTGGAATAGTAGCTTGATTGCAATGAAGCAAAGAGATGAGGCCTATACTGCCGCACAAGAGTTGCTGAG CAAATACAGACATGACCTCAAGTCCCTAGAAATGGACATCGAGAGCTGCGAAAAGTCAatcaggaaggaggaggagaagaatgaGTTGCTTGTCACCATCCTGAGCCGTTCAGAGAATGATGTCAGCACAACAAAGAAACTGATTGCCCAGTGCCTTTCAAAGCAAGAGGCCTTGAAGGTTGAATGTGCCACCTATACTCACATTCTCCATGAGTCAGAAGAGACCCTCAACAGGACCAAGATG GATCAAGCTACTCTTCTGAAAGAGTTGCAGTCCATCAATAAGGATATAGAGAAAGCAACTGATGCCAAAGTGCAAATGGAGAATGAAATCATGGCAAAGCTTCAGGACCAGAGGATGTCCAGCAAAGCTGCAAAGCACTTCTCACAGCTGGTTGCAAAAGTTCGtcagagaaaaacagatctG GAGCTGCATTGTTCCAAGCTTGAGAATGATATCGCCCAGGTTGTTCTAAATACAACTCAGACCAACTGCAGGCTGACAGTTCACCAAAACGCACTTTGTGagctgaagaaggaaataaaaaatgttgaagATCTGATCAGACACAAGGAAAGTGAGATTGCAAAGTGCCGTCTCCTGACTGAGAAGAAGCAAAGGATTCTCAGCCAGTACAACAAGAAATTGGAGATGATACTTTCTCAGCAGGAG GGGCAAGAACTGGCACCACTGGAAATTGAGATCAACAGGCTGACCAAGGAGATAGAAGAATATAATCTGAAGGTGACAATGCTACAGAAGTCCTGGCTCAATCTGCAGAAAGAGATGGTGAAATTAACACATGAACGGGATGAAGAAATAGCCTCTTTGGATGTGTTAAAGAAGCAGATCACAAtactgcagcagaagaaactgcGCACTGAAA ATGAAAttcagcaggaaataaaagagcagaaagacaTCAAACATCACATGAGCAACATGAGAAATGAATTGGTAAAGTTGAATGTGTTGATCAACAAGAACAACAGCAACTTGGAGGAACTGCGCTCTGGCAACATTATCGCGGAGAACGAGTTTGTACGATCTCTTAAG GAAGCCGAAAAAGAATCAGTTGAGATGCAGGAGAAGCACAGGCAATTGACTAAGGAGAACGAAAGACTCTTAAACAGCCTGGTGGAAGCAGA GCAAAAAATCATGCTATGGGAGAGAAAGATCCAGCTGGCAAAAGAGATACGTACAACGGTGAATTCTGAGAAAGGCGAAATCCAGGCCATAAGAGCAGGCGTTCGTAGAAAGCAG ATCCGCTATGGGCAGCTGATGAAGCAACAGGAGAAGATGGTTCGTGAGATGGAGGCATTTGTTTCTCGTCGAGAGATGATAACGATTCGTGGAgagagtcagaaaaaaacagataagaaaTGTATCCCCAAGAGCGACATCCACCGCAAGAATCAGGACTTGAGAAAGCAGATCAGCGAAACCCAAGAG AAAATTCGAGACTGCGACAAAACCATCCTGGAGCTGGAGAGCGCCCAAGCGTCTCTTAGCACTGCTTTGttggaaaagcaggaagaagtgCGCAGACTGCAGGCCGAGTGCAATGACCTCGATTCAGAGACAGAATGTCTTCGGTACCAGAAACGATGG AACCTTTTGGAGATTGTGGCCTTACAGACACGCCAGAAGCGTCTGCAGGCACTGAAGGAAGGGAAGTACGTTCCTCTGTGCCGCACTGAAGAAGACTGGAGGAAGGAGCGGCAGAAACTGTTGGACCGGCTCCGTACCATCAATGCTATCATCCACCGGGTCCAGCAGGAACACCCTCAACACCAAAGGGTTCTCCAGTGGCTCAGTGAGCGCTTAGAATCCAAGCTGGCCTCATACGAAGATTGA